The DNA window CCGTTGATATTCGTCCTTCAAAAAAACGATTTGGAATAATAGGAAAATATTCAATGTTTATTGAAGGCTTCTCATTTTCAAAACCTAAATCATGCGTGTATAGAATAAACGTATGATTTGATAAATGAGCATGCGTTTGAAGCGACTCTAATACAGATGAAATAAATGTGCTTCCGCCTCCAACTTCTGGCGACCAATTTGGAGCAAAAACGCCGATACGCATAATTTTAGTTTCTGATCTCTTGGATCAGCTCACAGATTCCATGAATATCTTCATCGGTTAACGAACAAGTAGATGGCAAATATAATCCAGAATCCCAAATATAATCCCCAACAGGACATGGAATCGCTCGAAAATCAGGAATTTCCAACAAACATGGTTGCTGATTCATTGGGCAGAAAAATGTACGTGTATCAACGCCTTTTTCTCTCAACTGTTTTGCAAATTCATCCCGTGAAAGTCCAAATTCAGGTTGAATGCAAACAGCATACATCCAGTATACATTGCGCGCCCACTCCATCTCGACGGGCAGTTGTAAACCAGGCACCTCTGATAGATATTTATTGTAGGTATGCGCAATCCTCCGCTTATCCGATATGACCGATTCAATTTTTTTTAATTGAGCCAATCCAAATGCAGCTTGATATCCAGTCATTCTATAATTATATGCTGCTATTTCATGGCGAAAACGCGGCTCAGTAAAACCCACATTGCGTAATAAGCGTAGTTTATCCGCTAAGTCATCATCATTAGTCACAACCATTCCGCCTTCACCAGTTGTGATAATTTTATTTGCATAAAAACTGTAACAACCTAAATCACCAAAACTCCCTGTCATCCGTCCGAATACTGTTGCGCCATGCGATTCTGCGCAATCTTCAATTACGCGCAAGTTATGTTTTCGTGCAATTTCCATCAATACATCCATATTGACTGGGTGGCCAAAAAGGTGAACAGGGATAATCGCTTTTGTTTTTGG is part of the Candidatus Hinthialibacter antarcticus genome and encodes:
- a CDS encoding DegT/DnrJ/EryC1/StrS family aminotransferase, coding for MIPVFEPIIGEEEILNVVDALKKGEISGTFGSYIQTFEREFAAYCGCRHGIAVTSGSTALQMAVRAIDVGRGDEVLMSTSTNISTALGIVHNQAVPVPVDSESTTWNLNLDLIESLITPKTKAIIPVHLFGHPVNMDVLMEIARKHNLRVIEDCAESHGATVFGRMTGSFGDLGCYSFYANKIITTGEGGMVVTNDDDLADKLRLLRNVGFTEPRFRHEIAAYNYRMTGYQAAFGLAQLKKIESVISDKRRIAHTYNKYLSEVPGLQLPVEMEWARNVYWMYAVCIQPEFGLSRDEFAKQLREKGVDTRTFFCPMNQQPCLLEIPDFRAIPCPVGDYIWDSGLYLPSTCSLTDEDIHGICELIQEIRN